TATGCAAACTTTTAtaatagaaagaaagaagcTGCAACTATTTTAAgctgcatttcatttttgaaaaaatcaaatttacgAATTACAATTGTTAGATAGGTATTATTGCCTATTTAGTAATGCTAATGAATATATGtttcaatcaaattatttGATCAGCAGCAGATATCCTTCACTTTGCGTTCgcatataaacaattttcaagaaaaaagagaaaacacgagttaaatttcaaaagttATTCTAATCTACTAGTAaaatactttcaatttttttttttatgaaatctAGACTGTTGTAATTCGCGTTTAATTTTCGGTTTCAAAacgcaacaaaagcaaaatcagCTATTTACTATCTCACCGTACAGAAAagataaaaaacaatatacttaatttattggATTTCTGTATAGATTTTTGATAATcctataatattaatttacaagagaattgaaatataattgttaatcttaataattatttgtattattaacaatatattgaataattaaattcacaataattaaacaaagctACATATGTAGTCAGAAAGATAATGAAAGTGAAATCTTTTTATATGCGCTACCCAAGAGTAGAAGAAATTTATGTAAGGACATCACAAAgcacatactatatatttttgaccagacgatatagccatgtcagtctgtccatctgtctgtctgtccgtatgaacacctagatctcttgtgtattttaatataataccatattaatgcaccaaataaagcctttgaaatatttgagtacttttgcggtatattaatttgatatatttttaaaatatggtacttttgaaaatgattggtagtcaataaattaatttattatattttaagaatatggCATTTTTGAGTGTCGGAAATCTTACAATCGAGCACAATGAACTGTATCTTTCTTATTTGATTGTTTAATAATAGCTTATTAGTAAATCCAAGAATGGACATTAAATATTCTGTGCTCTTATCCATTTCTtcttcaataaaaatatatatgttagttATTAAAtccaatttataaattgtacaaAGCAGAACCACAAAGGCAgtaataaattctttttttggaTTTACAAACTGATTCAATTtagataaacaaaatttgatggGTTGCTGCTCCACAACTGGCAATTGACCCAacatgtatttgtttttgtttgggtGTTGTCAGGTGGACGACAGCGATacttttaaacaattttgataCCGCAATTCGTTCACATCCTAGCGCAAATATCGAAAGCCAAGCCAAACTTAGAAAAAAGAACAACGTCAGAAAATTTGATCATCCAAAGAAATGATTTTGAGCGATTCGAACACGAATGAAATAACCCCCAAAAATGTTGATTCACATATAGTCGCTATCCGGCAGCGGTGCTGGCTCCGAATGCGTCTCATCGACGCCATCAACAAATATCATAATGATGCCCAGCGTGGGCCGCAGATTCTCGGGCATGTGAGCATTGTCGCCGCCCAGGACAACGACGCATGGTTTACCAGTGATTAAGACTGGCAGCAGGCGTGTCACAAACTGCGCCAATCGATGCAGATTCATGCGACGCATTTCCAGCGTCGCCAGGCCCTCCGGCCAGCTGTCCTCGTAGCAGCAATCCATCAGCACATTGATCAAATGCAGCGGACACCCGCTGGCCCGCAGTCCCTCCCTCACCATCATGTGCATCGGGCTGTCCGGGGTGGAGATGAGGCTGCCCCAGGTGCGAACCGAGGCCAGAGGCAGGCTGCGACCCCAGCGCATCAGTGAGTAGCGATCCAGCTGGTCGCCAACATTACGTATAACGGGATTGGTGGAACGCAGTGCCGCTATATAATATTGCACCAGCTCCAGCTCACGTCGATGCTCGTTGAGCCGACGCTCCTGATGCGCCTGTAGGTCGCGTAGTTCGCTGATCTCGCTGATCTGATCCTTGAGCTGTTCGCGCAACTCGAAGACACAGTTGTGCTTGGCCAGCTCGTCCTTGGGCACCTTCATGCCGCAGCCCTTAGTGCACATGACCACCACCTTGGGATTGTTCTTGCAGTTGGCCACATGATCACGAAATTCATCGAGCGAGAGGATCGCCGAGCAGCCGTTCTCGGCAAAGCTGCACTTGATCTTCAGGCGGCTGAGCATGTTGCGCATCAGACGCGACACGGACACCAGATGAACGGGCATCAGATCGGAAGCGATCGACGGGACAGATTTGCTTCTCCTGCATCCACTTTTCGATGCAATAGCGACAGAAGGCATGCTCACAGCTCGAGGATTGCATCGGTTCCTCCAGCACATCGGCACAAATGGGACAGAGTAGCTCCTCATCGACGTGTCCGATGATCAATGCTAGATCGTAGCCCATTATGGTTTCACTTATCAATAATTGTCGCTTTTCGTAAAAGGTGAGACAGATTCTTTAGGGAATGCGTGATGATGTGTGGACAACACTTGCTTACCCTTATCTCTTGTCTTTAAAGGATGaaagccaaaacaaatgaagaacaattcgtttttttttttcaaaaatttcgtTTCGAAATGTGAAAGTTGCGTTGCAGCCGGCAGTTGACTAGATCTGATACGAATTTCTCCAAAACTGACATTAAATTCTCTCTCTTGTTTTCAAAATGACTCGTTAGCTTTCTTTCAACTGACATCTGAAACAAGTTGttttgaaaaacaacaagtatttgattcattttcGTCTGTTAGAGTAGCTCTCTTTCAGTTTAATCGATTGATTTCGAATCAAGTGACACTTATTGAAACAATACAATTCTGATTTTCAGATATAGCAGTATAAGAGTATGTCATTTCGCACTTACTCACTTAATAGCCACAAACTTGAGGCAGTTAGATGAGCTTTTTGTAGTCTAAGGATGAgcacttaaaattatttagaattttaagTTTTCTACGAGAAACATAAGAACTCTATTTagattttttgttaatttttttgtcaCTTAACTGTCACACATTTCTAACTTACACGCTTAAGGGCCACAAAATTGAAAGCCGTAGTATgcagtatttatatattattggATACTTCATGAATTCacttatatttgaaaatagttCT
This DNA window, taken from Drosophila nasuta strain 15112-1781.00 chromosome 2L, ASM2355853v1, whole genome shotgun sequence, encodes the following:
- the LOC132798615 gene encoding LOW QUALITY PROTEIN: E3 ubiquitin-protein ligase NRDP1 (The sequence of the model RefSeq protein was modified relative to this genomic sequence to represent the inferred CDS: deleted 1 base in 1 codon), which produces MGYDLALIIGHVDEELLCPICADVLEEPMQSSSCEHAFCRYCIEKWMQEKQICPVDRSDLMPVHLVSVSRLMRNMLSRLKIKCSFAENGCSAILSLDEFRDHVANCKNNPKVVVMCTKGCGMKVPKDELAKHNCVFELREQLKDQISEISELRDLQAHQERRLNEHRRELELVQYYIAALRSTNPVIRNVGDQLDRYSLMRWGRSLPLASVRTWGSLISTPDSPMHMMVREGLRASGCPLHLINVLMDCCYEDSWPEGLATLEMRRMNLHRLAQFVTRLLPVLITGKPCVVVLGGDNAHMPENLRPTLGIIMIFVDGVDETHSEPAPLPDSDYM